In the genome of Mycobacterium kansasii ATCC 12478, one region contains:
- the kasB gene encoding 3-oxoacyl-ACP synthase KasB, which produces MTELVTGKTLPNVVVTGVAMTTALATDVETTWKLLLDSQSGIRVLDDPFVEEFDLPVRIGGHLLEEFDSQLTRVELRRMGYLQKMSTILSRRVWENAGSPEVDPDRLMVSIGTGLGSSEEMVFSYDDMRARGMKAVSPLGVQKYMPNGAAAAVGLERHAKAGVITPVSACASGSEGIAQAWRNIVFGEADVAICGGVETKIEAVPIAAFAQMRIVMSTKNDDPVGACRPFDRDRSGFVFGEAGALMVIETEEHAKARGANILARIMGASITSDGFHMVAPDPNGERAGHAMSRAIQLAGLTPADISHVNAHATGTSVGDVAEGKAINNALGPHGGNAAVYAPKAALGHSVGAVGAVESILTVLALRDQVVPPTLNLENLDPEIDLDVVAGKPRPGDYRYAINNSFGFGGHNVAIAFGRY; this is translated from the coding sequence ATGACAGAGCTGGTTACCGGGAAAACGCTCCCGAACGTAGTGGTCACCGGCGTCGCCATGACAACCGCACTGGCCACCGACGTGGAGACCACGTGGAAGTTGCTGCTCGACAGCCAAAGTGGGATCCGCGTCCTCGACGACCCGTTCGTCGAGGAGTTTGATCTGCCGGTGCGGATCGGCGGGCATCTGTTGGAGGAGTTCGACAGCCAACTGACGCGCGTCGAGCTGCGGCGCATGGGCTACCTGCAGAAGATGTCCACCATTTTGAGCCGGCGAGTGTGGGAGAACGCGGGCTCGCCCGAAGTCGACCCCGACCGGCTGATGGTTTCCATCGGAACCGGGTTGGGCTCGTCGGAAGAGATGGTGTTCAGCTACGACGACATGCGTGCTCGTGGCATGAAGGCGGTCTCACCGCTTGGTGTGCAGAAGTACATGCCCAACGGCGCCGCCGCGGCGGTAGGCCTGGAACGGCATGCCAAGGCGGGTGTTATCACTCCGGTGTCGGCGTGTGCGTCCGGTTCCGAGGGCATCGCTCAGGCGTGGCGCAACATCGTCTTCGGCGAGGCTGACGTGGCTATCTGCGGTGGCGTCGAGACCAAGATCGAGGCGGTGCCGATCGCGGCGTTCGCCCAGATGCGCATCGTGATGTCCACCAAGAACGACGATCCCGTCGGCGCCTGCCGCCCGTTCGACCGGGACCGCAGCGGCTTCGTGTTCGGTGAAGCCGGTGCGCTCATGGTGATCGAGACCGAGGAGCACGCCAAGGCCCGCGGTGCGAACATCCTCGCCCGCATCATGGGAGCCAGCATCACCTCCGACGGCTTCCACATGGTGGCGCCGGACCCCAACGGGGAACGTGCCGGGCATGCGATGAGCCGGGCGATTCAGCTCGCGGGCCTGACGCCGGCCGACATCAGCCATGTCAACGCGCACGCCACCGGGACCTCGGTGGGCGACGTGGCCGAGGGCAAGGCCATCAACAACGCGCTCGGCCCGCACGGCGGCAACGCGGCGGTGTACGCACCCAAGGCCGCGCTCGGCCACTCGGTGGGTGCGGTCGGTGCGGTGGAATCGATCTTGACCGTGCTCGCGTTGCGAGACCAGGTCGTTCCCCCGACACTGAACCTGGAAAACCTCGATCCAGAGATCGACTTGGACGTGGTGGCGGGTAAGCCGCGGCCCGGTGATTACCGGTATGCGATCAACAACTCGTTCGGATTCGGCGGCCATAACGTGGCAATCGCTTTCGGGCGGTACTAA
- a CDS encoding acyl-CoA carboxylase subunit beta, protein MTIMAPEAVGESLDPRDPLLRLSTFFDDGSVELLHERDRSGVLAASGTVNGMRTIAFCTDGTVMGGAMGTEGCAHIVNAYDTAIEEQSPIVGIWHSGGARLAEGVRALHAVGTVFEAMIRASGYIPQISVVVGFAAGGAAYGPALTDVIVMAPESRVFVTGPDVVRSVTGEDVDMASLGGPETHHKKSGVCHIVADDELDAYERGRRLVGLFCQQGHFDRSKAEAGDTDIHALLPESPRRAYDVRPIVTAILDSETPFDEFQANWAPSMVVGLGRLSGRTVGVLANNPLRLGGCLNSESAEKAARFVRLCDAFGIPLVVVVDVPGYLPGVDQEWGGVVRRGAKLLHAFGECTVPRVTLVTRKTYGGAYIAMNSRSLNATKVFAWPDAEVAVMGAKAAVGILHKKKLAAAAEHEREALHDELAAEHERIAGGVDSAIDIGVVDEKIDPAHTRSKLTEALAQAPARRGRHKNIPL, encoded by the coding sequence ATGACGATCATGGCCCCCGAGGCGGTCGGCGAGTCGCTCGACCCCCGCGATCCGCTGCTGCGACTGAGCACCTTCTTCGACGACGGCAGCGTGGAGCTGCTGCACGAGCGTGACCGCTCTGGCGTACTGGCCGCTTCGGGCACCGTGAACGGCATGCGCACCATCGCGTTCTGCACTGACGGCACCGTGATGGGTGGCGCCATGGGCACCGAAGGCTGCGCACACATCGTCAACGCCTACGACACCGCCATCGAGGAGCAGAGCCCGATTGTGGGCATCTGGCACTCCGGTGGCGCCCGGTTGGCCGAAGGGGTGCGGGCACTGCACGCGGTCGGCACGGTGTTCGAGGCCATGATCCGTGCGTCGGGCTACATTCCGCAGATCTCGGTGGTCGTCGGTTTCGCCGCCGGCGGCGCCGCTTACGGTCCGGCGTTGACCGACGTCATCGTGATGGCCCCGGAAAGCCGGGTGTTCGTCACCGGACCGGACGTGGTGCGCAGCGTCACCGGTGAGGACGTGGACATGGCCTCCCTCGGCGGTCCGGAGACCCACCACAAGAAGTCCGGGGTGTGCCACATCGTCGCCGACGACGAGCTCGACGCCTACGAGCGAGGCCGCCGGCTGGTCGGATTGTTCTGCCAGCAAGGCCATTTCGACCGGAGCAAGGCCGAGGCCGGCGACACCGATATCCACGCGCTGCTGCCCGAATCTCCTCGGCGGGCCTATGACGTGCGTCCGATCGTTACCGCAATCCTCGACAGCGAAACGCCGTTCGACGAGTTCCAGGCCAATTGGGCGCCGTCGATGGTGGTCGGGTTGGGTCGGTTGTCCGGGCGCACCGTCGGTGTGCTGGCCAACAATCCGCTGCGGCTGGGCGGCTGCCTGAACTCCGAAAGTGCCGAGAAAGCAGCACGTTTCGTGCGGCTCTGCGATGCGTTCGGGATTCCGCTGGTGGTGGTGGTCGATGTGCCCGGCTATCTGCCGGGTGTCGACCAGGAGTGGGGCGGCGTGGTGCGTCGCGGCGCCAAGCTGCTGCACGCATTCGGTGAGTGCACCGTGCCACGGGTCACCCTGGTCACCCGAAAGACCTACGGCGGGGCCTACATTGCGATGAACTCCCGCTCGCTGAATGCCACCAAGGTGTTCGCCTGGCCCGACGCCGAAGTCGCGGTGATGGGCGCCAAGGCGGCCGTCGGGATCCTGCACAAGAAGAAGCTGGCCGCGGCGGCCGAGCACGAACGCGAAGCGCTGCACGACGAACTGGCGGCCGAGCACGAGCGGATTGCCGGCGGTGTGGACAGTGCCATCGACATCGGTGTGGTCGACGAGAAAATCGACCCGGCGCACACCCGCAGCAAGCTCACCGAGGCGCTGGCCCAGGCGCCGGCACGGCGCGGGCGCCACAAGAACATTCCGCTGTAG
- a CDS encoding FAD-dependent monooxygenase, with protein MTVTHVPVLIVGAGVGGLAASALLAQHGVRSLLVDKRHETFTYPKARNLSFRSLEILRGLGVGDQIRAVAEHVSTMLAKPTLNSAEEHPAIDMDTIFAGLDTLSPEPVAQYCPQSKSEPILLGAARARGSEVRYGTEFVSFDMDEAGVTALIADRTSGESQTVRADYLIAADGVHSPVRTALSVTTSGYGALPIYVVFIYFRAPWRHFVSHLNDGDAVQVANPEAPGIFLAVADDIGMFITTYFPANGETAQQFTPQRCRDLLDMAIGEPLDAQIIEVASWQPYEQVADQFCCGRALLVGDSAHTMPPFKAGGANSAIQSAHNLAWKLAAVLQGTAGPGLLASYHAERHPVGRFAARQSLTGPTVTLLELDEDRPRLPAGEECSMFQLLIGYRYQSAAVVTDQPAVDPDEVQLVGELCGQPGTRTPHLWISQGGQCISTLDLLGPGFTLLTGDERWRDAVAAATRALGVPIATQCLRDEAWFAVTGLAPDGALLVRPDDFVGWRCRELPADPTGVLRQALPRILCR; from the coding sequence ATGACCGTCACGCATGTTCCGGTGCTCATCGTCGGCGCCGGCGTGGGCGGGCTCGCGGCGTCGGCGCTACTGGCCCAACACGGTGTTCGTTCGCTGCTCGTCGACAAGCGGCACGAGACATTCACCTATCCGAAGGCTCGCAACCTGAGCTTCCGCAGCCTGGAGATCCTGCGTGGTCTCGGTGTGGGCGATCAGATCCGTGCGGTAGCCGAGCACGTTTCGACCATGCTGGCAAAGCCGACGCTCAACAGCGCCGAGGAACATCCGGCGATCGACATGGACACGATCTTCGCCGGCTTGGACACGCTGAGCCCGGAACCTGTCGCGCAGTATTGCCCGCAGAGCAAGTCTGAGCCGATCCTGTTGGGCGCGGCCCGCGCCCGTGGCAGCGAGGTGCGCTACGGAACGGAGTTCGTCTCATTCGACATGGACGAGGCCGGTGTTACCGCTCTCATCGCGGACCGGACGTCGGGAGAGAGTCAGACGGTACGTGCTGACTATCTGATTGCCGCCGACGGCGTGCACAGCCCGGTCCGCACCGCGCTCTCGGTCACCACCTCTGGCTATGGGGCGCTGCCCATTTACGTCGTCTTCATCTATTTCCGGGCGCCGTGGCGCCATTTCGTCTCGCATCTCAACGACGGCGATGCAGTGCAGGTCGCCAACCCGGAAGCACCTGGAATATTCTTGGCGGTCGCCGACGACATCGGCATGTTCATCACCACCTACTTTCCCGCCAACGGCGAGACGGCACAACAGTTTACGCCACAGCGCTGCCGTGATCTGCTGGACATGGCCATCGGTGAACCTCTCGACGCGCAGATCATCGAAGTCGCGTCGTGGCAGCCTTACGAACAGGTGGCCGACCAGTTCTGTTGTGGTCGTGCACTTCTGGTCGGCGATTCCGCGCACACGATGCCGCCGTTCAAGGCCGGGGGAGCCAACAGCGCTATCCAAAGTGCGCACAACTTGGCCTGGAAGCTGGCCGCCGTCCTGCAGGGGACCGCCGGTCCGGGGCTGTTGGCCAGCTATCACGCCGAGCGTCACCCGGTCGGCCGATTCGCGGCCCGCCAGTCGCTCACCGGCCCGACCGTCACCCTGCTGGAGTTGGACGAGGACCGACCCCGGTTGCCCGCCGGCGAAGAGTGCTCGATGTTCCAGCTGCTGATCGGTTATCGGTATCAGTCGGCGGCGGTAGTGACGGACCAGCCGGCGGTGGACCCGGACGAGGTGCAGCTGGTGGGCGAATTATGTGGGCAACCGGGTACCCGGACACCGCATCTGTGGATTTCTCAAGGCGGACAGTGTATTTCGACGCTGGATCTGCTCGGCCCCGGATTCACTCTGCTCACCGGGGACGAGCGCTGGCGCGATGCTGTGGCTGCGGCGACGCGGGCCCTGGGTGTGCCGATCGCGACGCAGTGCCTGCGCGACGAGGCGTGGTTCGCGGTGACCGGACTCGCGCCGGACGGAGCGCTGTTGGTGCGCCCGGACGATTTTGTCGGCTGGCGGTGCAGGGAACTTCCGGCCGACCCCACTGGCGTTCTGCGTCAAGCCCTTCCGAGGATTCTGTGCCGCTGA
- a CDS encoding TetR/AcrR family transcriptional regulator, which translates to MAVERAGNDPLKRAPRVRRSPGRLDRSLDAVILEAALAGVAENGYDQLSMDDIASRARVGKAAIYRRWPSKAEVVADAIAHWRRGVGPVDPPNTGSLRGDIDALVAAVPDFEAADQATIRIIVGVATAAMHHPVLAAALDDLVLSRPRQLIRVMLDHAVARGEVPAGRDLTLIPDVAMGLNVLRVMTGRPVDRVFVRRVLEDVVLPLAIAPGP; encoded by the coding sequence ATGGCAGTTGAGCGTGCGGGCAACGACCCGCTGAAGCGAGCGCCGCGGGTGCGGCGCAGTCCCGGGCGTCTCGATCGGTCGTTGGACGCGGTCATCCTCGAGGCGGCGCTGGCGGGTGTGGCCGAAAACGGCTACGACCAACTGAGCATGGACGACATCGCGTCCCGCGCCCGGGTCGGCAAGGCGGCGATATACCGGCGCTGGCCGTCGAAGGCCGAGGTGGTTGCCGATGCGATCGCCCATTGGCGGCGCGGAGTCGGGCCGGTCGACCCGCCGAATACCGGCAGTCTGCGCGGCGACATCGACGCTCTGGTTGCGGCGGTGCCGGATTTCGAGGCCGCCGACCAGGCAACTATCCGAATCATCGTCGGCGTGGCAACGGCCGCCATGCACCATCCCGTTCTGGCCGCCGCCTTGGACGACCTCGTCCTCTCCCGGCCACGCCAGCTGATCCGGGTGATGCTCGACCATGCCGTCGCCCGGGGCGAGGTCCCCGCGGGCCGGGACCTGACCCTCATACCCGATGTCGCGATGGGCCTCAACGTGCTGCGGGTGATGACGGGACGGCCAGTCGATCGAGTCTTCGTCCGGCGTGTTCTCGAAGACGTGGTCCTGCCGCTTGCCATCGCGCCGGGCCCGTAA
- a CDS encoding glycerol-3-phosphate dehydrogenase/oxidase produces the protein MPNSTALNGARRTAEVTALADGEALDVLVIGGGITGVGIALDAASRGMRVALVEKHDLAFGTSRWSSKLVHGGLRYLASGNVGIARRSAIERGILMTRNAPHLVHAMPQLVPLLPSMGHVKRALVRTGFLAGDALRMLAGTPSSTLPRSRTITAQRVVEMAPTVRRDGLAGGFLAYDGQLIDDARLVVAVARTAAQHGARILTYVGASNATGTSARLTDQRSGQSFDVSARAVISAAGVWGGQIDPSLKLRPSRGTHLVFDADVFGNPTAALTIPIPGELNRFVFAMPEQLGRVYLGLTDEDAPGPIPDVPEPSSQEIMFLLDTVNTALATKLETTDVIGTYAGLRPLIDTGEGRTADVSRDHAVVESPSGVISVVGGKLTEYRYMAEDVLNRAIGLRHLRPGDCRTRNLPLIGAPTNPGPCAQGPAAGLPASLVARYGAEAANVITTATCERPTEAVADGIDVTRAEFEYAVTHEGALDVDDILDRRTRIGLVPQDRERVVAVAEEFLAGATPA, from the coding sequence ATGCCCAATTCGACCGCTCTGAACGGCGCGCGCCGCACTGCCGAAGTGACCGCTCTGGCCGACGGGGAAGCGCTGGATGTGCTCGTCATCGGTGGCGGCATCACCGGTGTCGGGATTGCGTTGGACGCCGCGTCCCGCGGCATGCGGGTGGCGCTGGTGGAAAAGCACGACCTGGCATTCGGCACCAGCCGCTGGAGCTCCAAGCTGGTGCATGGCGGGTTGCGCTACCTGGCGAGCGGCAACGTGGGCATTGCCCGGCGCAGCGCGATCGAACGCGGAATCCTGATGACCCGCAACGCCCCTCATCTCGTGCATGCGATGCCACAGCTGGTCCCGTTGCTGCCGTCGATGGGTCACGTCAAACGCGCCCTGGTGCGCACTGGGTTCCTGGCCGGCGATGCGTTACGAATGCTCGCCGGCACGCCATCCTCGACGTTGCCGCGATCGCGGACAATTACGGCGCAGCGCGTGGTCGAGATGGCACCCACCGTGCGGCGTGACGGCCTTGCCGGCGGCTTTTTGGCCTACGACGGGCAATTGATCGACGACGCCCGACTGGTGGTGGCGGTCGCGCGCACCGCGGCCCAGCACGGTGCCCGGATCCTGACTTATGTCGGCGCATCGAACGCGACCGGCACCTCGGCGCGGTTGACCGACCAGCGCTCCGGCCAATCCTTCGACGTGTCGGCCCGCGCCGTGATCAGCGCCGCCGGAGTGTGGGGCGGCCAGATCGACCCGTCGCTGAAGTTACGTCCCAGTCGCGGAACGCATCTCGTGTTCGACGCCGATGTTTTTGGGAATCCGACTGCGGCGCTGACCATTCCGATTCCCGGCGAGCTGAACCGCTTCGTGTTCGCCATGCCCGAGCAGCTGGGCCGGGTCTACCTCGGGTTGACCGACGAGGATGCTCCCGGCCCGATTCCGGATGTGCCAGAACCGTCTTCACAGGAAATCATGTTCCTGCTGGACACGGTCAACACCGCGTTGGCGACCAAGCTGGAGACTACCGATGTCATCGGCACCTACGCCGGGCTGCGGCCGCTGATCGACACCGGTGAGGGACGCACGGCTGACGTCTCACGCGACCACGCCGTCGTCGAATCCCCGTCGGGGGTGATCAGCGTGGTCGGCGGCAAGCTGACCGAATACCGTTACATGGCCGAGGATGTGCTGAACCGTGCGATCGGACTGCGGCACTTGCGCCCCGGCGACTGCCGGACCCGCAACCTGCCGTTGATCGGCGCGCCGACCAATCCCGGGCCTTGTGCGCAGGGACCGGCGGCCGGCTTGCCCGCGTCATTGGTGGCACGTTACGGCGCCGAGGCGGCCAATGTCATCACCACCGCCACCTGCGAGCGTCCCACCGAAGCGGTCGCCGACGGCATCGACGTGACCCGGGCCGAGTTCGAGTACGCGGTGACCCACGAGGGGGCACTGGATGTCGACGACATCCTGGATCGCCGGACCCGAATCGGCCTGGTGCCCCAAGACCGTGAGCGCGTTGTCGCCGTCGCCGAGGAGTTCCTCGCCGGGGCCACACCGGCGTAG
- a CDS encoding TetR/AcrR family transcriptional regulator encodes MLSTSNAPENIGARILAAAASCVRDYGVDKVALAEIARRAGVSRPTVYRRWPDTRSIIAALLTSHITDVLDELPLDGDDREAVVRQVVAVADRLRRDDLIKALMHSDLARVYITERLGTSQQFLIEGLAARLKVAQRSGSVRAGDPRQLATMVLLIAQSTIQSVDIVNPILDSQALAAELTYSLNGYLA; translated from the coding sequence ATGCTGTCAACGAGTAATGCTCCCGAAAACATCGGGGCCCGCATACTTGCGGCGGCCGCGAGCTGTGTCCGCGATTACGGTGTTGACAAGGTGGCACTCGCCGAAATCGCACGACGCGCGGGCGTCAGCCGCCCGACCGTTTACCGGCGGTGGCCGGACACGAGGTCGATCATAGCGGCGTTGCTGACCAGCCACATCACCGACGTGCTCGACGAATTGCCCCTCGACGGAGACGACCGGGAAGCGGTGGTGCGGCAAGTCGTCGCGGTGGCCGATCGGCTACGGCGCGACGACTTGATCAAGGCGCTGATGCACTCGGACCTGGCCAGGGTTTACATCACCGAGCGCTTGGGCACCAGCCAGCAGTTCCTGATCGAAGGGCTCGCGGCGCGACTGAAAGTGGCGCAACGATCGGGCAGTGTCCGCGCCGGCGACCCCCGTCAACTCGCGACCATGGTGCTGCTGATCGCCCAGTCGACGATCCAGTCCGTCGACATCGTCAATCCGATCCTCGATTCCCAAGCACTGGCTGCCGAACTCACCTACTCACTGAACGGATACCTGGCCTGA
- a CDS encoding FAD-binding oxidoreductase: MKWNAWGDPAAAKPLSDGIRALLKQVVGLGDSDEAELDPDQVILRPSALSQADRDALAEIVGAEYFRAADRDRLLHAGGKSTPDMLRRKDTGPQDAPDAVLLPGDDGTVAAILRYCSDHGIAVVPFGGGTNVVGGLDPDRGEFGAVISLDLRRFNELHFLDEVSGIAELGAGATGPEAERLLGEHGFSLGHFPQSFLFATIGGFAATRSSGQSSAGYGRFNDMILGLRMITPVGVLDLGRVAASAAGPDLRQLAIGSEGAFGVITKVRLRVHRIPETTRYEAWSFPDFTTGVAALRAVTQTGTGPTVVRLSDEAETGVNLATTESIGESQITGGCLGLTLFEGTKEHAESRHAETRALLTAHGGTSLGEGPAQAWERGRYAAPYLRDSLLAAGALCETLETATDWSNIPRLKAAVTEALTTSLAESGTPALVMCHVSHVYPTGASLYFTVVAGQRGNPIEQWMAAKKAASDAIMANGGTITHHHSIGADHRPWMREEVGDLGVQLLRAIKATLDPAGILNPGKLIP, translated from the coding sequence ATGAAATGGAACGCGTGGGGAGATCCCGCCGCCGCGAAGCCCCTCTCCGACGGCATCCGTGCTCTGCTGAAACAGGTTGTTGGCCTTGGCGATTCGGATGAGGCCGAGCTGGATCCCGATCAGGTTATCCTGCGTCCGTCCGCCTTGTCGCAGGCCGACCGGGACGCGCTGGCCGAAATCGTCGGCGCCGAATACTTCCGCGCCGCCGACCGTGACCGGTTACTGCACGCGGGCGGCAAGTCCACCCCAGACATGTTGCGGCGCAAGGACACTGGCCCTCAGGATGCTCCCGACGCGGTGTTGTTGCCCGGCGATGACGGCACCGTCGCCGCGATCCTGCGGTATTGCTCCGACCACGGCATCGCCGTCGTCCCCTTCGGTGGCGGCACCAACGTTGTCGGCGGGCTCGATCCCGACCGCGGCGAGTTCGGCGCGGTGATCTCGCTGGATTTGCGGCGCTTCAACGAACTTCACTTTCTCGACGAGGTATCGGGCATAGCGGAATTGGGCGCCGGCGCGACCGGCCCCGAGGCCGAACGCCTGCTCGGTGAGCACGGCTTCTCGCTCGGGCACTTCCCGCAAAGCTTCCTATTCGCCACCATCGGTGGTTTCGCGGCAACCCGTTCCTCCGGCCAGAGCTCCGCCGGCTATGGCCGGTTCAACGACATGATTCTCGGGCTGCGCATGATCACCCCGGTGGGTGTGCTGGATCTGGGCCGGGTAGCGGCATCGGCGGCAGGTCCGGACCTGCGCCAACTTGCGATCGGCTCGGAGGGCGCTTTCGGCGTCATTACCAAGGTGCGGCTGCGGGTACACCGGATACCGGAAACCACGCGCTACGAAGCCTGGTCGTTCCCCGACTTCACCACCGGCGTCGCGGCGCTGCGTGCGGTCACCCAAACCGGAACGGGACCCACCGTCGTCCGCCTCTCCGATGAGGCCGAGACCGGCGTGAACCTCGCTACCACCGAATCGATCGGCGAAAGCCAAATCACCGGCGGCTGTTTGGGACTCACCCTTTTCGAGGGCACCAAGGAACACGCCGAAAGCCGGCACGCCGAGACGCGCGCGTTGCTGACGGCCCACGGCGGAACGTCTCTGGGTGAGGGGCCGGCGCAGGCCTGGGAGCGAGGCCGGTACGCCGCGCCCTACCTGCGCGACTCGCTGCTGGCGGCCGGCGCGCTGTGCGAGACACTGGAGACCGCCACCGACTGGTCCAACATCCCGAGATTGAAAGCCGCAGTCACCGAGGCGCTGACCACGTCACTGGCGGAATCGGGTACCCCGGCGCTGGTGATGTGCCATGTGTCGCACGTGTATCCGACCGGGGCGTCGCTGTACTTCACTGTCGTCGCGGGGCAGCGAGGCAATCCGATCGAGCAGTGGATGGCCGCCAAGAAAGCCGCGTCGGACGCGATCATGGCCAACGGCGGCACCATCACCCACCACCACTCGATTGGCGCCGACCACCGCCCCTGGATGCGTGAGGAGGTTGGCGATCTGGGTGTGCAATTGCTGCGAGCGATCAAAGCGACTCTGGATCCGGCCGGAATTCTCAATCCCGGCAAGCTGATTCCGTGA
- a CDS encoding diacylglycerol kinase, with product MTAENPVSRQPRRREIGKVTALTNPVSGHGAAVRAAQIAIARLHHRGVEVVEIIGDDAQDARYLVSAALEKGTDAVVVTGGDGVISNALQVLAGTDVPLGIIPAGTGNDHAREFGIPTKDPEAAADIVVDGWTETIDLGRIRDRAGVDKWFGTVAATGFDSLVTDRANRMRWPHGRMRYYIAMLAELSQLRTLPFRLVLDGAREIETDLTLAAFGNTRSYGGGLLICPNANPSDGLLDITMVASGSRTRLVRFFPTAMKGTHVELDEVTTARAKTVDVECPGINVYADGDFACPLPAEISAVPAALQLLRPNPSAV from the coding sequence GTGACTGCCGAGAACCCTGTCTCCCGGCAACCGCGCCGGCGCGAGATCGGCAAGGTGACCGCGCTGACCAATCCTGTCTCAGGCCACGGCGCCGCTGTCCGGGCCGCACAAATTGCGATCGCCCGGCTGCATCATCGCGGTGTGGAGGTCGTCGAAATCATCGGTGACGACGCGCAAGACGCGCGTTATCTCGTTTCGGCCGCACTCGAGAAGGGCACCGACGCCGTCGTCGTCACCGGCGGCGACGGTGTCATCTCCAATGCGCTGCAGGTGTTGGCGGGCACCGATGTTCCGCTGGGCATCATTCCGGCGGGCACCGGCAATGACCACGCCCGCGAATTCGGGATTCCCACCAAGGATCCCGAAGCCGCCGCGGACATCGTCGTCGACGGCTGGACGGAAACCATTGACCTGGGCCGGATCCGTGACCGCGCGGGGGTCGACAAATGGTTCGGCACCGTGGCGGCAACCGGATTCGACTCGCTGGTGACCGATCGAGCCAATCGGATGCGTTGGCCGCATGGGCGCATGCGCTACTACATCGCGATGCTCGCCGAGCTGTCGCAGCTGCGGACGTTGCCGTTCCGATTGGTCCTCGACGGCGCCCGGGAAATCGAGACGGACCTCACGCTTGCCGCCTTCGGCAATACCCGCAGCTACGGCGGCGGGCTGCTGATCTGCCCCAACGCCAATCCTTCCGACGGCCTGCTCGACATCACCATGGTTGCGTCGGGATCGCGGACAAGGTTGGTCCGCTTCTTCCCCACCGCCATGAAGGGCACTCACGTCGAACTGGACGAGGTGACCACCGCACGGGCCAAGACCGTCGACGTCGAATGCCCCGGCATCAACGTGTACGCCGACGGCGACTTCGCGTGTCCGCTGCCCGCCGAGATCTCCGCGGTTCCGGCCGCGCTACAGCTGCTGCGCCCCAATCCCTCGGCGGTGTAA